The following are encoded together in the Geobacter sulfurreducens PCA genome:
- a CDS encoding endonuclease III domain-containing protein, with translation MAVYDQLFAAYGPRHWWPADTPFEVCVGAILTQNTNWGNVEKAIVRLKAAGLLSPEGLRDVPVAELAETIRPAGYYNVKSARLKDFVGFLFGRFGGSLERMFAGEWRELRRELLGVRGIGRETADSILLYAGGKPSFVVDAYTKRLFSALGLVAPTTDYETVRALFMDNLPEDTTLFNEYHALIVEHCKRHCTTRPRCGECGLHLLCRA, from the coding sequence ATGGCGGTCTACGATCAACTCTTCGCGGCCTACGGACCCCGCCACTGGTGGCCCGCAGACACCCCCTTCGAGGTCTGCGTCGGTGCAATCCTGACCCAGAATACCAACTGGGGCAACGTGGAAAAGGCCATTGTCCGGCTCAAGGCTGCGGGGCTCCTCTCCCCGGAGGGGCTGCGCGATGTACCTGTTGCCGAGTTGGCGGAGACGATCAGGCCGGCCGGTTACTACAATGTCAAAAGCGCCCGGCTCAAGGATTTTGTCGGGTTTCTCTTCGGCCGCTTCGGCGGTAGCCTGGAGCGGATGTTTGCGGGAGAGTGGCGGGAACTGCGACGGGAACTGCTTGGGGTAAGGGGTATCGGCCGGGAGACAGCCGACTCGATCCTGCTCTATGCGGGAGGCAAACCTTCCTTCGTGGTTGATGCCTATACGAAACGCCTGTTTTCCGCCCTGGGTCTCGTGGCCCCGACGACCGACTATGAGACCGTCCGCGCACTCTTCATGGACAACCTTCCCGAAGACACTACGCTGTTCAACGAATATCACGCCCTCATCGTGGAGCATTGCAAGCGGCACTGCACCACCCGCCCCCGTTGCGGCGAGTGCGGACTCCATCTGTTATGTCGAGCCTGA
- the glnE gene encoding bifunctional [glutamate--ammonia ligase]-adenylyl-L-tyrosine phosphorylase/[glutamate--ammonia-ligase] adenylyltransferase, which produces MSRGSEFIRRIEEALAAATDSGSDQPLTELLEKEGFIYPARSAANLRLLQGTLSDRMVAELAYASLATPLPDMALNGLERVGGVADRQEFIDVCGRKERRAQLLMLCGSSPFLVNVLCRDPAFFHQLFVTRAIDIRRSEQEMLATLRSQAKGVDYADLFPVLRRFKFQEILRIAARDLNGLAPLEEVTAELSALAAATLQVACDAARRKLVEDHGRPLMVTAEGSREAEFTVMGMGKFGGRELNFSSDIDLIYFYSSDQGETEGVDDGRGGERGRISLHAFFVKMGEMVTKAISQVTADGFVFRVDMGLRPEGKSGDLACSLRSAATYYEYWGQSWERAAMLKARPVAGSIELGNQVLRAIEPFVYRKYLDYNLIEDMMAMKKKIDASIARQQESECNIKLGRGGIREIEFFIQALQLVYAGKNPHLRERNSLKALASLRDARLIGEDDAQALTEAYRFLRTVEHRIQVVQERQTHSLPKKDDEMLALARRCGFLRKNGPEKFREALEHHRDRVSTVYGGLFLSRDERLREEVRPETYSFFDRAADPDLIKDMLAERGFRNVDTAYENLLLLRDGPPRAHLTERGRRLLEKISPLLLQEIFGSPDPDLTLNNLERFLGAVGSRSSVYALLAENRETIKLLISLFGTSEFLSKIFIGHPELLDSLVSRAGATYMKSRSVMEAELQGMLDAADDYEERLDILRRYRHEEFLRIGMNDIYGKLGQSELTFQLTGLAEVCLSAACRMAKKELARFGRPMYRDADGDLRQAHFAVVAMGKMGGNELNYHSDLDIIYIYDQQGMTEGGERQVSNHEYFAKLGQKIISILTTQTREGYVYKLDTRLRKEIKEVIQNTVYGSGAGEEERKEIHRLRTRMEVELAKEKAGSFNIKTGRGGIVDIEFLVQYLQLREGHAHPEIRSTNTLLALKAMHLFGILAEDDIVTLQAGYKFLRRLENRLRLIHDYSINDLGGDQKYLDALARRLGYDPKLRHPGSALMKEYEEVTEAVRRVYERILGDNGGWA; this is translated from the coding sequence ATGAGCCGCGGCAGCGAGTTCATCCGGCGGATCGAGGAGGCCCTGGCCGCCGCTACGGACAGCGGCAGCGATCAACCCCTCACGGAACTCCTTGAAAAGGAAGGGTTCATCTATCCGGCCCGCTCGGCAGCCAACCTGCGGCTGCTCCAGGGAACGCTATCCGATCGGATGGTGGCGGAACTGGCGTACGCCTCCCTTGCCACCCCCCTGCCCGACATGGCCTTGAACGGTCTCGAGCGGGTCGGTGGTGTAGCGGACCGGCAGGAATTCATCGATGTCTGCGGCCGCAAGGAGCGCCGTGCGCAGCTGCTCATGCTGTGTGGTTCTTCCCCTTTTCTCGTCAATGTCCTCTGCCGCGATCCCGCTTTCTTCCACCAGTTGTTCGTTACCAGAGCCATCGATATCAGACGCAGTGAACAGGAGATGCTGGCGACGCTCCGCTCCCAGGCCAAGGGGGTCGACTATGCCGACCTCTTTCCGGTCCTGCGCCGGTTCAAGTTCCAGGAGATCCTCCGCATCGCCGCCCGCGACCTGAACGGCCTCGCCCCTCTGGAGGAGGTGACGGCCGAACTTTCCGCCCTGGCGGCGGCGACTCTCCAGGTGGCTTGCGACGCTGCGCGGCGCAAGCTTGTGGAGGATCACGGCCGCCCCCTGATGGTGACCGCCGAAGGCTCCCGGGAGGCTGAGTTCACCGTGATGGGGATGGGCAAGTTCGGCGGCCGTGAGCTCAATTTTTCCTCGGATATCGACCTGATCTATTTTTATTCTTCGGATCAGGGCGAAACGGAAGGGGTCGACGACGGCCGTGGGGGCGAGCGGGGCAGGATATCTCTCCACGCCTTCTTCGTGAAGATGGGCGAGATGGTCACCAAGGCAATCTCCCAGGTGACGGCCGACGGGTTCGTGTTCCGGGTGGACATGGGGCTGCGCCCCGAGGGGAAGAGCGGCGACTTGGCCTGCTCCCTCCGCTCGGCCGCCACATACTACGAGTACTGGGGGCAATCCTGGGAGCGGGCGGCCATGCTCAAGGCGCGGCCCGTGGCGGGCTCCATCGAGCTGGGGAACCAGGTGCTCCGGGCCATCGAGCCATTCGTCTACCGCAAGTACCTCGATTACAACCTGATCGAGGACATGATGGCCATGAAGAAGAAGATCGACGCCTCCATCGCCCGGCAGCAGGAGAGCGAATGCAACATCAAGCTGGGCCGCGGCGGAATTCGAGAGATCGAGTTCTTCATCCAGGCCCTGCAGCTTGTCTACGCCGGCAAAAATCCCCATCTGCGCGAGCGCAATTCCCTCAAGGCCCTGGCCTCGCTGAGGGACGCCAGGCTCATCGGCGAGGATGATGCGCAGGCGCTTACCGAGGCCTATCGATTTCTCCGGACCGTGGAGCACCGCATTCAGGTGGTCCAGGAGCGGCAGACCCATTCCCTGCCGAAGAAGGACGACGAAATGCTCGCCCTTGCCCGGCGTTGCGGCTTTCTCCGCAAAAACGGCCCGGAAAAGTTCAGGGAGGCCCTTGAGCATCACCGGGATCGTGTATCGACCGTTTACGGCGGCCTGTTCCTTTCCCGTGACGAGCGCCTGCGGGAAGAGGTCCGGCCCGAAACCTACAGTTTTTTCGACCGCGCCGCTGATCCCGATCTGATCAAGGATATGCTGGCGGAGCGGGGCTTCAGGAACGTCGATACTGCCTACGAAAACCTGCTGCTCCTGCGCGACGGCCCGCCGCGGGCCCATCTGACCGAACGGGGCCGGCGGCTGCTGGAGAAAATTTCCCCGCTTCTGCTCCAGGAGATCTTCGGCTCGCCCGACCCGGACCTGACCCTCAACAACCTGGAGCGCTTCCTGGGGGCGGTGGGCTCCCGCTCGTCCGTCTATGCCCTTCTGGCCGAAAACCGTGAGACCATCAAGCTCCTGATTTCCCTGTTCGGGACCTCCGAATTCCTGTCCAAGATATTTATCGGCCATCCCGAACTTCTGGACAGCCTCGTGTCCCGGGCCGGCGCCACCTACATGAAGAGCCGAAGCGTCATGGAGGCCGAATTGCAGGGGATGCTCGACGCGGCGGACGATTACGAGGAGCGTCTCGACATCCTCCGTCGCTACCGCCACGAGGAATTTCTCCGGATCGGCATGAACGACATCTACGGCAAGCTGGGACAGTCGGAGCTGACCTTTCAACTGACCGGGCTCGCCGAGGTCTGCCTCTCCGCGGCCTGCCGCATGGCCAAGAAGGAACTAGCCCGGTTCGGCCGGCCCATGTACCGGGATGCCGACGGCGATCTGCGCCAGGCCCACTTCGCCGTGGTTGCCATGGGCAAGATGGGGGGCAACGAGCTCAACTACCACTCGGACCTGGACATCATCTACATCTACGACCAGCAGGGAATGACCGAAGGAGGAGAGCGGCAGGTATCCAATCATGAATACTTCGCCAAACTGGGCCAGAAGATCATCTCCATTCTCACCACCCAGACCAGGGAAGGGTATGTCTATAAGCTCGACACGCGGCTGCGGAAAGAGATCAAGGAGGTCATCCAGAATACGGTGTACGGGAGCGGAGCCGGCGAAGAGGAGCGCAAGGAGATCCACCGGCTGCGGACCCGCATGGAAGTCGAGTTGGCCAAGGAGAAGGCGGGAAGCTTCAACATCAAGACCGGCCGGGGCGGGATAGTCGACATCGAGTTTCTGGTCCAGTACCTCCAGCTGCGCGAGGGGCATGCCCACCCGGAAATCCGCAGCACCAATACGCTCCTGGCGCTCAAGGCGATGCACCTGTTCGGCATCCTCGCCGAGGACGACATCGTCACCCTCCAGGCGGGCTACAAGTTCCTTCGCCGATTGGAAAACCGGCTGCGGCTCATCCACGACTACTCTATCAATGACCTGGGGGGAGACCAGAAATACCTCGACGCCCTGGCGCGCCGGCTGGGGTATGACCCGAAGCTTCGGCACCCGGGGAGTGCCCTCATGAAGGAGTACGAAGAGGTAACCGAGGCGGTCCGGCGGGTGTATGAGCGGATCCTCGGTGACAACGGCGGGTGGGCCTGA
- the mtnA gene encoding S-methyl-5-thioribose-1-phosphate isomerase has protein sequence MSFRTIEWRDDKVVMIDQTRLPGEEVYCEYADYKSVAEAIRGMVIRGAPAIGVAAAMGVALGAREIIADTYESFFRQMENVCDVMARTRPTAVNLFWAIERMKRVADENRDKPLDQLREILKTEAIRIEQEDLELCKAIGRHGAALIPEGATVLTHCNAGGLATAGYGTALGVIRAAHDAGKKIQVFADETRPWLQGARLTAWELMKDGIPVTLISDNMAGFFMKRGEIACCVVGADRIAANGDTANKIGTYSVAVLAKENNIPFYVAAPTTTLDLSLENGDQIPIEERHSREVTHLHGFPVAPEGIRVRNPAFDVTPARYISAIITEQGVVSGDYVTGLRGLVAP, from the coding sequence ATGTCCTTCAGAACCATAGAGTGGCGCGACGACAAGGTTGTCATGATCGACCAGACCCGCCTGCCCGGCGAGGAGGTCTACTGCGAGTACGCCGATTACAAGAGCGTGGCCGAGGCGATACGGGGGATGGTCATCCGGGGCGCACCAGCCATCGGGGTGGCGGCGGCCATGGGGGTGGCTCTGGGTGCCCGGGAGATCATCGCCGACACCTACGAATCGTTTTTCCGGCAGATGGAGAATGTCTGCGATGTCATGGCCCGCACCCGCCCCACAGCGGTGAACCTCTTCTGGGCCATTGAGCGAATGAAGCGGGTGGCGGACGAGAACCGGGACAAGCCCCTGGACCAATTGCGCGAAATTCTCAAGACCGAGGCGATCCGGATCGAGCAGGAAGACTTGGAGCTCTGTAAGGCCATCGGTCGGCACGGGGCGGCGTTGATTCCCGAGGGGGCCACGGTCCTGACCCACTGCAACGCCGGAGGGCTTGCCACGGCCGGTTACGGTACGGCCCTAGGGGTCATCCGCGCGGCCCACGATGCTGGGAAAAAGATCCAGGTGTTCGCCGACGAGACCCGTCCGTGGCTCCAGGGGGCGCGGCTCACCGCCTGGGAGCTCATGAAGGATGGCATCCCGGTGACTCTCATTTCCGACAACATGGCCGGCTTTTTCATGAAACGGGGCGAGATTGCCTGCTGCGTCGTGGGGGCCGATCGGATCGCCGCCAACGGCGACACGGCAAACAAGATCGGGACTTACAGCGTGGCGGTCCTGGCCAAGGAGAACAACATCCCCTTTTACGTGGCTGCTCCCACCACCACTCTCGATCTCTCGCTGGAGAATGGCGACCAGATCCCCATCGAGGAGCGTCATTCCCGTGAGGTGACCCATCTGCACGGGTTCCCGGTGGCGCCCGAGGGAATCCGGGTTCGTAACCCGGCGTTCGACGTGACGCCTGCCCGCTACATATCCGCCATCATCACCGAGCAGGGGGTAGTGAGCGGTGACTACGTCACCGGCCTTCGGGGCCTCGTGGCGCCATGA
- the gatB gene encoding Asp-tRNA(Asn)/Glu-tRNA(Gln) amidotransferase subunit GatB produces MNYQAVIGLEVHVQLKTDTKIFCGCSTTFGASPNSQTCPVCLGMPGVLPVLNKKVVEFAIRAGLATNCRIAPRSVFARKNYFYPDLPKGYQISQYELPICQNGHLDIEVDGQVKRIGITRIHMEEDAGKLVHADVPGLGSGSGVDLNRACTPLLEIVSEPDIRSADEAVAYLRKLHQIVVYLGICDGNMEEGSFRCDANVSVMPVGSTTFGTRTETKNVNSFRFVKQAIEHEIERQIELIEEGGKVVQETRLFDPNTGETRSMRGKEEAHDYRYFPDPDLVPLVISNDWVEDTRLSLPELPDARRSRYRSELGLSDYDAEVLTATREMAEYFENCLAAGAPAKGAANWVMGEVTRALNEAGKDIAECPVAPARLTALLQLIEKGTISGKIAKTVFDEMWQSDKAPEAIVEEKGLVQVSDTGAIEKIIDEIMAANMGQVEEFRGGKEKVFGFFVGQVMRASKGKANPAVVNELLMKKLKG; encoded by the coding sequence ATGAACTATCAGGCCGTCATTGGTTTAGAAGTCCACGTCCAGCTGAAGACCGACACCAAGATCTTCTGCGGCTGCTCCACAACGTTCGGTGCTTCGCCCAACTCCCAGACCTGCCCTGTCTGCCTCGGCATGCCGGGGGTCCTGCCGGTGCTCAACAAGAAGGTGGTGGAGTTCGCCATCAGGGCCGGCCTGGCCACCAACTGCCGGATCGCGCCCCGCTCGGTCTTCGCCCGGAAGAACTATTTCTACCCGGACTTGCCCAAGGGTTACCAGATCAGCCAGTACGAGCTCCCCATCTGCCAGAATGGACACCTGGACATCGAGGTGGATGGTCAGGTGAAGCGGATCGGCATTACCCGCATCCACATGGAGGAGGATGCCGGCAAGCTGGTGCACGCCGACGTCCCCGGCCTGGGGAGCGGTTCCGGCGTGGACCTGAATCGCGCCTGCACGCCGCTGCTGGAGATCGTCTCGGAACCGGACATCCGCAGTGCCGACGAGGCTGTGGCCTATCTCAGGAAGCTCCACCAGATCGTGGTCTACCTGGGTATCTGCGATGGCAACATGGAAGAGGGGAGCTTCCGCTGCGATGCCAACGTGTCGGTCATGCCCGTGGGCTCCACGACCTTCGGCACCCGTACCGAGACCAAAAACGTAAACTCGTTCCGCTTCGTGAAGCAGGCCATCGAGCACGAGATAGAGCGGCAGATCGAGCTGATCGAAGAGGGAGGGAAGGTGGTGCAGGAGACCCGCCTCTTCGATCCGAATACCGGTGAAACTCGCTCCATGCGCGGCAAGGAGGAGGCCCACGACTACCGCTACTTCCCCGACCCCGACCTGGTGCCGCTGGTCATCTCAAACGACTGGGTCGAGGATACGCGCCTCTCCCTCCCGGAACTCCCCGATGCGCGGCGGAGCCGCTACCGCTCCGAGCTGGGGCTTTCCGACTACGACGCCGAGGTCCTCACCGCTACCCGGGAGATGGCCGAGTACTTCGAAAACTGCCTTGCCGCGGGCGCCCCGGCCAAGGGGGCGGCCAACTGGGTGATGGGAGAGGTGACTCGCGCCCTGAACGAGGCTGGCAAGGACATCGCCGAATGCCCGGTTGCTCCGGCCCGTCTCACGGCGCTGCTGCAACTGATCGAGAAGGGCACCATCTCCGGCAAGATCGCCAAGACCGTCTTCGATGAGATGTGGCAAAGCGACAAGGCCCCGGAGGCCATCGTGGAGGAGAAGGGGCTCGTCCAGGTCTCCGACACCGGGGCCATCGAGAAGATCATCGACGAGATCATGGCCGCCAACATGGGCCAGGTTGAGGAGTTCCGCGGCGGCAAGGAGAAGGTCTTCGGCTTCTTCGTGGGCCAGGTGATGCGGGCCTCCAAGGGGAAGGCCAACCCGGCGGTGGTGAATGAGCTGCTGATGAAGAAGCTGAAAGGCTAA
- the gatA gene encoding Asp-tRNA(Asn)/Glu-tRNA(Gln) amidotransferase subunit GatA codes for MELFELTLHELHDKLAKREVSSVEATRALLARIEATDSRVNAYITVTPDEALAAAEAADRRIAAGGLTPLTGVPVALKDIFVTRGIRTTCGSKILGNFIPPYDGTVVAKLREAGAVIVGKLNQDEFAMGSSGESSAFGATKNPWNLACIPGGSSSGSAAAIAARSATATLGTDTGGSIRQPASHCGCVGLRPTYGRVSRYGVIAYASSLDQVGPVTRDVTDCALMLGAVAGHDPLDSTSIDLPVPDYAAALTGQVKGLRLGLPKEYYLEGLDPDVKRALDAAIETYRGLGAEFVEVSLPHTDYAVATYYLIATAEASSNLARYDGVRFGHRAAGAANLIDMFRRSRAEGFGAEVKRRIMIGTYALSSGYYDAYYLKAQKVRTLIMQDFMKAFEQVDALLTPVAPTPAFKIGEKVDDPLQMYLSDIFTIPVNLAGTCAISVPAGMSAAGLPIGLQLIGRPFGEETILRAAHAFEQATEWHRHTAQL; via the coding sequence ATGGAGCTGTTTGAGCTGACCCTGCACGAACTGCATGACAAGCTGGCGAAACGGGAGGTTTCCTCCGTGGAGGCGACCCGGGCGCTGCTCGCCCGCATCGAGGCCACCGACTCCCGGGTGAATGCCTATATTACCGTTACTCCCGACGAGGCCCTTGCTGCCGCCGAAGCGGCTGACCGGCGCATTGCCGCCGGCGGGCTGACCCCCCTCACCGGCGTCCCGGTTGCACTCAAGGACATCTTCGTCACCCGCGGGATTCGCACTACCTGCGGCTCGAAGATCCTCGGGAATTTCATTCCCCCCTATGACGGAACGGTCGTGGCGAAGCTCCGGGAGGCGGGGGCGGTCATCGTGGGCAAACTCAATCAGGACGAGTTCGCCATGGGCTCATCCGGTGAATCCAGCGCCTTCGGCGCCACCAAAAACCCCTGGAACCTGGCGTGCATCCCCGGCGGTTCGTCCAGCGGTTCGGCCGCGGCCATCGCGGCACGCTCGGCAACGGCCACGCTCGGCACCGACACCGGTGGCTCCATCCGGCAGCCCGCCTCCCACTGCGGCTGCGTGGGGCTGCGCCCCACCTACGGCCGGGTCTCCCGCTACGGGGTCATCGCCTATGCCTCGTCCCTGGACCAGGTGGGTCCCGTGACCCGCGATGTGACCGACTGCGCCCTCATGCTGGGAGCCGTGGCCGGTCACGACCCCCTCGACTCCACCAGCATCGATCTGCCGGTGCCCGATTACGCCGCAGCCCTTACCGGCCAGGTGAAGGGGCTCAGGCTGGGACTGCCGAAGGAATACTACCTGGAAGGGCTTGACCCGGACGTGAAGCGGGCACTGGATGCCGCCATCGAGACGTACCGGGGGCTCGGCGCCGAGTTTGTGGAGGTTTCGCTCCCTCACACCGACTATGCCGTGGCCACCTATTACCTCATCGCTACCGCCGAGGCCAGCTCCAACCTGGCCCGCTACGACGGGGTCCGCTTCGGGCACCGGGCGGCCGGGGCCGCGAACCTGATCGACATGTTCCGTCGCAGCCGCGCCGAGGGGTTCGGCGCCGAGGTGAAGCGCCGGATCATGATCGGCACCTACGCCCTTTCCTCGGGATATTACGACGCTTACTACCTGAAGGCGCAGAAGGTCCGCACCCTGATCATGCAGGACTTCATGAAAGCCTTCGAGCAGGTCGATGCCCTGCTCACGCCGGTGGCGCCGACCCCGGCCTTCAAGATCGGCGAGAAGGTGGATGATCCGCTTCAGATGTACCTGTCGGATATCTTCACCATCCCTGTGAACCTTGCCGGCACCTGCGCCATTTCCGTTCCCGCCGGCATGAGCGCCGCCGGTCTCCCCATCGGCCTGCAGCTCATCGGTCGTCCCTTCGGGGAGGAGACCATCCTGCGGGCCGCCCATGCCTTTGAACAGGCAACGGAATGGCATCGGCACACAGCCCAACTCTAG
- the gatC gene encoding Asp-tRNA(Asn)/Glu-tRNA(Gln) amidotransferase subunit GatC, with protein MKITRTDVEHVATLARLELTEDEKDRFTGQLDAILAYVEKLNELDTDGIIPTSHAVPVENAFREDEVRPSIGVENALANAPDRVEGFFRVPRVIE; from the coding sequence ATGAAGATCACGCGAACCGATGTCGAGCATGTGGCAACGCTTGCCCGCCTCGAGCTTACCGAGGATGAGAAGGACAGGTTCACCGGCCAGCTCGACGCCATTCTCGCCTACGTGGAAAAGCTCAATGAGCTGGACACCGACGGCATTATTCCCACATCCCATGCCGTTCCAGTCGAAAACGCCTTCCGGGAGGACGAGGTTCGTCCTTCCATAGGCGTTGAAAACGCGCTGGCCAACGCTCCTGACAGAGTGGAGGGTTTCTTCCGTGTGCCCCGAGTCATCGAATAA
- a CDS encoding phospholipase D-like domain-containing protein, producing MASRQRIMPFGNTKQSPRGTVWQLQLAVAALLALAVALLTPGPGGALGAPDGVTQGASLSRSIQPLLDAHPGKTGLHVLEKGEESLLARAWLADHATETIDVQYFIWSTDNIGILASEALLRAAERGVRVRVLVDDLLIDAPPESLLALARHPRIDIRIYNPTMTVGTSKVKRLGNVVTGFRSVNQRMHDKTALFDGVVGITGGRNMADEYYDYDQEYTFRDRDILMLGPAVAEAEASFARFWESPLAVPVEKLLKKGMKKMTPERTARVYADLHAYAGKPENFASEVRQALRDLPDRFDGLLREMVWDEARFISDLPGKNSGRDGLGGGGQSTTALVEAVRSAKRRVTIQSPYLVMPAGGLELFRALVERGVEVRIVTNSLAATDNLQAFSGYRKQREKLLRAGITIREFRPDPAVLKELIDRYPKLKKKPPTFALHAKTLVIDGETLYVGTFNLDPRSANLNTEVGILVTSPTLARRVEERIERDMLPENSWNPATDNPDRYASAAKRSKMRFWKSLPLDPIL from the coding sequence ATGGCAAGCAGGCAGAGGATCATGCCCTTCGGCAACACCAAGCAGTCACCGCGGGGAACCGTATGGCAACTCCAGCTCGCCGTCGCCGCGCTGCTGGCCCTTGCCGTCGCACTGCTCACGCCCGGGCCGGGCGGAGCGCTGGGCGCTCCCGATGGCGTCACGCAGGGGGCGTCCCTGTCCCGGAGCATCCAGCCGCTCTTGGACGCCCATCCCGGGAAAACGGGCCTTCATGTTCTGGAGAAGGGGGAGGAGTCGCTGCTGGCCCGGGCGTGGCTTGCCGACCACGCCACGGAGACCATTGATGTCCAGTATTTCATCTGGAGCACTGACAATATTGGCATCCTGGCCTCGGAAGCCCTGCTGCGGGCGGCGGAGCGCGGGGTCAGGGTACGGGTGCTGGTGGACGATCTGTTGATCGACGCCCCCCCTGAGTCACTCCTGGCCCTGGCCCGTCACCCGCGGATCGATATCCGGATCTACAATCCCACAATGACCGTGGGGACCTCGAAGGTTAAGCGCCTCGGTAATGTGGTGACCGGCTTCCGCTCGGTAAATCAGCGGATGCACGACAAAACCGCCCTGTTCGACGGGGTGGTCGGCATCACGGGCGGGCGCAATATGGCCGACGAGTACTACGATTACGATCAGGAATACACCTTCCGGGACCGGGACATCCTGATGCTGGGGCCGGCGGTGGCCGAAGCGGAGGCCAGCTTCGCCAGGTTCTGGGAAAGCCCCCTTGCGGTACCGGTGGAAAAGCTCCTGAAAAAGGGTATGAAGAAGATGACGCCGGAGCGGACGGCCCGGGTTTATGCCGATCTCCACGCCTATGCCGGCAAGCCGGAGAACTTTGCGTCGGAGGTGCGCCAGGCGCTGCGTGACCTGCCCGACAGGTTCGACGGGCTGCTGCGGGAGATGGTGTGGGACGAAGCCCGCTTCATTTCCGATCTGCCGGGCAAGAACAGCGGCCGCGATGGGCTCGGGGGCGGCGGCCAGAGCACTACCGCCCTGGTTGAAGCGGTGCGCAGCGCCAAGCGGCGGGTCACCATCCAATCTCCCTATCTCGTGATGCCGGCGGGAGGGTTGGAGCTGTTCCGCGCGCTGGTTGAGCGGGGGGTAGAGGTACGGATCGTCACCAATTCCCTGGCTGCAACCGACAACCTTCAGGCATTCAGCGGGTACCGAAAGCAGCGGGAAAAACTTTTACGGGCAGGGATCACCATCCGGGAATTCCGTCCCGACCCGGCCGTGCTAAAGGAACTGATCGACCGTTACCCGAAGCTGAAGAAAAAGCCCCCCACCTTCGCTCTCCATGCCAAGACCCTGGTAATCGACGGTGAAACTCTCTACGTCGGCACCTTCAATCTGGACCCGCGTTCCGCCAACCTGAACACTGAGGTCGGGATCCTGGTCACCAGTCCGACTCTGGCCCGGCGGGTGGAAGAGCGGATCGAGCGTGACATGCTGCCGGAAAACAGCTGGAATCCAGCCACGGACAACCCCGACCGGTACGCTTCGGCGGCCAAGCGTAGCAAAATGCGCTTCTGGAAGTCCCTGCCGCTGGATCCGATTCTGTGA